The Methylotenera sp. G11 genome includes a window with the following:
- a CDS encoding 5-(carboxyamino)imidazole ribonucleotide synthase, whose protein sequence is MSQGNVILPPAMLGMLGGGQLGRFFVIAAHEMGYKVTVLDPDTNSPAGKIADVHICAKYDDETALKQMAATCQAVTTEFENVPAATLELLAASVPVHPSGKAVAIAQHRVSEKNFLKDAGLPVAPFVVIDSDADIPADGSDIYPAILKVSRFGYDGKGQARVADFEQTRKAFADFGQEECVLEKMLKLDCEVSVVLARDINGQVATFPTAENSHLNGILDVSIVPARGSDAVNHQAQKLAISVAEKLGYTGVLGVEFFVCGGELLVNEIAPRPHNSGHYTLDACVTNQFEQQVRVMTGLPLGSSRQHSAAVMVNLLGDVWPDNANGGRDEPDWKLAFTNAQLKMHLYGKHEARAGRKMGHFTVINASRDEAIKQAMQVRSELNIGN, encoded by the coding sequence ATGAGTCAGGGTAATGTAATTCTTCCTCCGGCAATGCTGGGTATGTTGGGTGGCGGTCAGCTTGGCCGTTTTTTTGTGATTGCAGCGCATGAAATGGGCTACAAGGTTACCGTGCTTGATCCTGATACCAATAGTCCGGCAGGTAAAATTGCAGATGTGCATATTTGCGCAAAATATGATGATGAAACTGCATTGAAACAAATGGCCGCAACTTGTCAGGCGGTGACTACCGAGTTTGAGAATGTGCCGGCGGCTACCCTCGAACTGCTGGCCGCTTCGGTTCCGGTGCATCCTTCCGGTAAAGCGGTGGCGATTGCGCAGCATCGTGTCAGTGAGAAAAATTTTCTTAAAGATGCCGGGTTGCCGGTAGCGCCATTTGTAGTGATTGATAGTGATGCGGATATTCCGGCGGATGGCAGTGATATTTATCCGGCTATTTTGAAGGTATCCCGTTTTGGATATGACGGTAAAGGGCAGGCGCGCGTTGCCGATTTTGAACAGACGAGAAAAGCCTTTGCAGATTTCGGCCAGGAGGAGTGTGTGCTGGAAAAAATGCTGAAGCTGGATTGTGAGGTTTCAGTCGTGCTTGCCAGGGATATTAATGGACAAGTCGCTACATTCCCTACGGCCGAGAACAGTCATCTTAATGGCATCCTGGATGTGTCGATCGTACCGGCGCGCGGTAGCGATGCCGTCAATCACCAGGCACAGAAACTGGCTATCAGCGTAGCTGAGAAACTTGGCTATACCGGTGTGTTGGGTGTTGAATTCTTTGTGTGCGGCGGGGAGCTGCTGGTCAATGAAATTGCACCGCGTCCGCATAACTCGGGGCATTACACACTGGATGCCTGCGTGACAAATCAGTTTGAGCAGCAGGTACGCGTGATGACTGGATTGCCGCTGGGCAGCAGTCGTCAGCACAGTGCTGCGGTCATGGTGAATCTGCTCGGGGATGTCTGGCCGGATAATGCTAACGGCGGCAGGGATGAGCCTGACTGGAAGCTGGCGTTTACCAATGCGCAATTGAAAATGCATTTGTATGGCAAGCATGAAGCCCGCGCCGGTCGCAAGATGGGGCATTTTACTGTGATTAACGCCAGCCGTGATGAGGCGATCAAGCAGGCAATGCAGGTGCGCTCGGAATTGAATATAGGTAATTGA
- the purE gene encoding 5-(carboxyamino)imidazole ribonucleotide mutase — translation MSKPLVAIIMGSDSDWPVMRNAAQMLADFGVAYEAKVISAHRTPDLMFEFAENAAANGYQVIIAGAGGAAHLPGMVAAKTTLPVLGVPVPSKHLQGQDSLLSIVQMPKGIPVATFAIGDAGAANAGLFAVSILANANADLAAKLAEFRNKQTEKVYNMELTDKPSVN, via the coding sequence ATGAGTAAACCGTTAGTAGCAATTATCATGGGGTCGGACAGTGATTGGCCTGTCATGAGAAATGCAGCGCAGATGCTTGCAGATTTTGGCGTGGCTTATGAAGCGAAAGTCATTTCAGCGCATCGTACCCCTGACCTGATGTTCGAGTTTGCAGAAAACGCAGCCGCTAATGGCTATCAGGTCATCATTGCCGGCGCGGGTGGTGCCGCGCATCTGCCGGGCATGGTCGCTGCAAAAACAACGCTGCCGGTGCTGGGGGTGCCTGTACCTTCCAAGCATCTGCAAGGGCAGGATTCCTTGCTGTCAATTGTGCAGATGCCTAAAGGCATTCCGGTTGCGACTTTCGCAATCGGGGATGCGGGTGCGGCGAATGCCGGTTTGTTTGCAGTATCGATTCTGGCAAACGCTAATGCGGATTTGGCGGCCAAGCTTGCTGAGTTCCGTAACAAGCAGACAGAAAAAGTATATAACATGGAGTTAACTGACAAGCCGTCAGTAAATTAA
- the murJ gene encoding murein biosynthesis integral membrane protein MurJ, producing the protein MNLLKALAKVGSMTFVSRILGFVRDTLIARVFGAGMFSDAFIVAFKIPNLLRRISAEGAFSQAFVPILAEYKSRRGFEETQGLVNRVATWLGIILVAVTLLGMLAAPWIVSLIAPGFRADAAKMQLTVELLRITFPYIFFISLVSMAGGVLNTYNRFGIPAFTPVWLNVAMIAAVLFFADYFDEPIKALAWAVFVGGFLQLVFQVPFLKQIGLLPKFDFKRDDEGVWRILKLMGPAVLGVSVAQVSLILNTIFASFLITGSVSWLYYADRLMEFPTGVLGVALGTILLPSLSKAYAGKDDVEYSQLLDWGLRLTCILAAPAAVALAVLSAPLVTSLFYYGKFTPLDVAMTQQALIAYSIGLLGLILVKILAPGFYARQNIKTPVKIGVFTLVMTQLMNMLFVFVLGLQHVGLALAIGLGACVNASLLYFHLRRAGYFQPQPGWMVFLLKLFVALVFMGAVLHYAMGEASAWLGFSLIKRLVHIGGLVLLGGVSYFAILMLLGFRPGDYMRRVNR; encoded by the coding sequence ATGAATTTACTCAAAGCGCTGGCCAAGGTCGGCAGCATGACTTTTGTCTCCCGTATTTTAGGTTTTGTACGGGATACCTTGATAGCGCGTGTTTTTGGCGCCGGCATGTTCAGCGATGCTTTTATTGTGGCCTTTAAAATACCCAATTTATTGCGCAGGATATCGGCAGAAGGCGCCTTCAGCCAGGCTTTTGTACCGATCCTGGCTGAATACAAGAGTCGGCGCGGTTTTGAGGAAACACAGGGGCTGGTCAACCGGGTTGCAACCTGGCTGGGTATCATTCTGGTTGCTGTGACGCTGCTGGGCATGCTGGCAGCGCCATGGATCGTGAGCCTGATTGCCCCCGGTTTCAGGGCAGATGCGGCAAAAATGCAGCTCACGGTTGAGCTGCTGCGCATCACTTTTCCTTATATTTTCTTTATCTCACTGGTGTCGATGGCGGGCGGTGTGCTTAACACTTATAACCGCTTCGGTATTCCCGCTTTTACGCCGGTTTGGCTCAATGTCGCCATGATTGCGGCGGTGCTGTTTTTTGCCGATTATTTTGATGAACCAATCAAGGCGCTGGCCTGGGCAGTATTTGTCGGCGGATTCCTGCAGCTGGTATTCCAGGTGCCATTCCTGAAGCAGATCGGCCTGCTGCCAAAGTTTGATTTCAAGCGTGATGATGAAGGAGTCTGGCGTATCCTGAAGCTGATGGGCCCCGCTGTGCTGGGCGTTTCTGTCGCGCAGGTTTCGTTGATCCTCAATACCATATTTGCCTCGTTCCTGATTACCGGCAGTGTCAGCTGGCTTTATTATGCAGATCGTTTGATGGAGTTTCCTACCGGCGTGCTTGGCGTAGCCCTGGGCACGATATTGCTGCCCAGCTTATCCAAGGCTTATGCGGGCAAGGATGATGTCGAGTATTCGCAGCTGCTGGATTGGGGATTACGCTTAACCTGCATTCTGGCTGCGCCTGCAGCTGTTGCCCTGGCCGTGTTGTCTGCGCCATTGGTGACATCGCTGTTTTATTATGGCAAGTTTACGCCACTTGATGTTGCGATGACGCAGCAGGCACTGATTGCCTACAGCATCGGCTTGCTGGGCTTGATTCTGGTGAAAATCCTCGCGCCGGGGTTCTATGCGCGCCAGAACATCAAGACTCCGGTAAAAATCGGTGTATTCACGTTAGTGATGACGCAGTTGATGAACATGCTGTTTGTGTTTGTACTTGGTCTGCAGCATGTTGGCCTGGCGCTTGCAATTGGGTTGGGGGCTTGTGTCAATGCGTCATTGCTGTATTTTCACTTGCGTCGCGCCGGTTATTTCCAGCCACAGCCTGGCTGGATGGTGTTTCTGCTGAAGCTGTTTGTTGCCTTGGTGTTTATGGGCGCCGTATTGCACTATGCGATGGGCGAAGCCAGTGCGTGGCTTGGATTTAGCTTGATTAAACGCCTGGTTCATATCGGCGGCCTGGTTCTGTTGGGAGGGGTGAGTTATTTTGCGATACTTATGCTGCTGGGTTTCAGGCCTGGAGATTATATGCGCCGGGTGAATCGATGA
- the proB gene encoding glutamate 5-kinase yields MKLPEFKSLLLDAKVIVVKVGSSLVTNDGHGLDQKAIAGWAVQIAALVQQGKQIVLVSSGAVAEGVQRLGWKKRPTAVNELQAAAAVGQMGLVQMYESCFSQHHLRTAQVLLTHDDLADRKRYLNARSTLRTLLDMKVIPIINENDTVVTDEIRFGDNDTLGSLVANLIEADTLVILTDQQGLYTADPRRNPDASFVHHAIAGDATLEEMAGGAGSSVGTGGMLTKILAAKRAARSGAHTVIASGREKNVLVRLSAGEAIGTHLEATQMKTAARKQWLADHLRTTGKLLLDAGAVKVLKTEGKSLLPIGVTAVEGYFERGDVVACIDTEGKEIARGLVNYTASEAARIMRRPSSEIESILGYVDEAELIHRDNLILL; encoded by the coding sequence ATGAAGTTGCCTGAATTCAAGTCCCTGCTGCTGGATGCAAAAGTTATTGTAGTCAAAGTCGGTTCCAGCCTGGTGACCAATGATGGTCATGGCCTGGATCAGAAGGCGATTGCCGGCTGGGCTGTGCAGATTGCAGCGCTGGTGCAGCAGGGCAAGCAGATTGTGCTTGTATCGAGTGGTGCTGTGGCTGAAGGTGTGCAAAGACTGGGCTGGAAAAAACGCCCGACAGCCGTCAATGAATTGCAGGCTGCAGCTGCAGTAGGGCAGATGGGGCTGGTGCAGATGTATGAGAGCTGTTTCAGCCAGCATCATTTGCGCACGGCGCAAGTGCTGCTGACGCATGATGACCTGGCTGACAGGAAGCGCTACCTGAATGCGCGCAGTACGCTGCGCACATTGCTGGACATGAAGGTCATTCCAATCATTAACGAGAATGATACGGTAGTGACGGATGAAATCCGTTTTGGCGATAATGACACTTTGGGTTCGTTGGTCGCAAATCTAATCGAAGCTGATACCCTGGTGATACTGACTGACCAGCAGGGGTTGTATACGGCTGATCCGCGGCGCAACCCTGATGCCAGTTTCGTGCATCACGCCATTGCAGGCGATGCGACCCTGGAAGAAATGGCCGGCGGCGCCGGCAGCAGTGTCGGTACAGGGGGGATGCTCACGAAAATACTGGCGGCCAAACGTGCTGCGCGCAGTGGTGCGCATACTGTAATCGCATCGGGTCGTGAAAAGAACGTGCTGGTGCGATTAAGTGCCGGCGAGGCTATCGGCACCCATCTTGAAGCAACGCAAATGAAAACCGCTGCACGCAAGCAGTGGCTGGCAGATCACTTGCGGACAACAGGCAAACTGCTGCTGGATGCGGGTGCCGTTAAAGTGCTGAAGACCGAGGGTAAGAGCCTGCTTCCTATAGGCGTGACCGCAGTGGAGGGGTATTTTGAACGCGGTGATGTTGTGGCCTGCATAGATACTGAGGGTAAGGAAATTGCGCGCGGTTTGGTTAATTACACGGCCAGTGAAGCCGCCAGGATCATGCGCAGACCCAGCAGTGAGATTGAATCGATTTTGGGCTATGTAGATGAAGCGGAGTTGATACACCGTGATAATCTTATCCTGCTTTAA
- the rpsT gene encoding 30S ribosomal protein S20 → MANTAQARKRARQAVKQRAHNASLRSTLRTAIKKIIKAVEAGDKAAATAAYTENVSVIDRIADKNIIHKNKASRHKSRLNAAIKAMA, encoded by the coding sequence ATGGCAAATACCGCACAAGCAAGAAAACGTGCTCGTCAAGCAGTAAAGCAACGTGCTCACAATGCAAGTTTGCGCTCTACTTTGCGCACCGCGATTAAAAAGATTATTAAGGCTGTAGAAGCTGGTGACAAAGCTGCAGCAACAGCTGCTTACACAGAAAATGTAAGCGTTATTGACCGCATTGCGGACAAAAACATTATTCATAAGAACAAAGCGTCACGTCATAAAAGCCGCTTAAACGCTGCTATTAAAGCAATGGCGTAA
- the cgtA gene encoding Obg family GTPase CgtA has product MKFIDEATIKIFAGDGGNGVATFRREKYEPMGGPSGGDGGRGGSIIIEADRNINTLVDYRYTRSFRAQRGENGRSAECYGAKGEDMVLRVPVGTVVSDKSSGQMLVDLSEHGQRAQMAKGGNGGLGNVHFKSSMNRAPRQCTKGEPGEEFELYLELKVLADVGLLGMPNAGKSTFIRSVSAAKPKVADYPFTTLHPNLGVVRVDAERSFVIADIPGIIEGAAEGAGLGHQFLRHLARTSLLLHLVDIAPFDEAVDPVHEAKAIVEELRKYDESLYNKPRWLVLNKTDMLQDADAVVKSFVKDYGWEGRVFAISAISGVGCKELVYAIMQHIEESRAAEDQALDNTESKNTESQNEVA; this is encoded by the coding sequence ATGAAATTTATTGACGAAGCAACCATTAAAATCTTTGCGGGCGACGGCGGTAACGGCGTTGCCACGTTTCGTCGTGAAAAGTACGAACCTATGGGTGGCCCAAGCGGCGGTGATGGCGGTCGTGGCGGCTCGATTATCATTGAAGCGGATCGTAACATCAATACGCTGGTTGATTATCGCTATACGCGCAGTTTCAGGGCGCAGCGCGGTGAAAATGGCCGCAGTGCCGAGTGTTATGGTGCCAAGGGCGAGGACATGGTTTTGCGTGTGCCCGTCGGTACAGTGGTTTCTGATAAGTCCAGCGGGCAAATGCTGGTGGACCTGAGTGAGCATGGTCAGCGTGCGCAGATGGCGAAAGGCGGCAATGGCGGCCTTGGTAATGTGCACTTCAAGTCCAGTATGAATCGTGCGCCGCGTCAATGTACCAAAGGCGAGCCTGGCGAGGAGTTTGAGCTCTATCTTGAACTGAAAGTGCTGGCGGATGTTGGCTTGCTGGGTATGCCGAACGCTGGAAAATCGACTTTTATACGTTCAGTTTCTGCCGCTAAGCCTAAAGTCGCAGACTATCCGTTTACTACATTGCACCCTAATCTGGGCGTGGTGCGTGTGGATGCCGAGCGCAGCTTCGTGATTGCCGATATTCCGGGCATTATCGAAGGCGCCGCTGAAGGGGCCGGTCTGGGGCATCAGTTCCTGCGCCACTTGGCACGTACATCGCTGTTGCTGCATCTGGTGGATATTGCACCATTTGATGAAGCTGTTGATCCGGTACATGAAGCGAAAGCGATTGTTGAAGAGCTCCGGAAGTATGATGAGTCGCTCTACAATAAACCGCGCTGGCTGGTGCTGAATAAAACTGACATGCTGCAGGACGCTGATGCGGTGGTGAAGTCTTTCGTGAAAGACTATGGTTGGGAAGGCCGTGTCTTCGCAATTTCAGCCATCAGTGGTGTGGGCTGTAAAGAGCTGGTTTATGCCATCATGCAGCATATAGAGGAAAGTCGCGCTGCTGAAGATCAGGCGCTGGATAATACTGAATCTAAAAACACAGAGTCCCAGAATGAAGTTGCCTGA
- the lspA gene encoding signal peptidase II, translating to MRKWFAISALIVALDLYTKNLVQKAFSYGEHLTVTGFFDLVRYHNEGAAFSFLANAGGWQKWFFTAVTAVAVIVITYLLVKHHAEKLFCSGLALVLGGAIGNLYDRLTLGYVVDFLYFHIDDLYWPAFNVADSAICVGVGLLLLDSFKKQQPAAR from the coding sequence ATGCGTAAATGGTTCGCTATCAGCGCGCTGATCGTAGCGCTGGATCTGTACACCAAGAACCTGGTTCAGAAAGCGTTCAGCTATGGCGAGCATTTGACCGTTACCGGTTTTTTTGACCTGGTGCGCTATCACAATGAAGGGGCGGCATTCAGCTTTCTGGCGAATGCCGGCGGCTGGCAAAAGTGGTTTTTTACCGCTGTCACTGCTGTTGCTGTAATTGTGATTACCTACCTGCTGGTCAAACACCATGCCGAGAAACTATTCTGTTCAGGCCTGGCCTTAGTGCTGGGCGGAGCCATCGGCAACCTTTATGACCGCCTGACTTTAGGCTATGTGGTTGATTTTCTGTATTTCCATATCGATGACCTTTACTGGCCTGCATTTAATGTGGCAGATAGCGCGATATGCGTAGGGGTTGGTTTGCTGTTGCTGGATAGTTTTAAAAAACAACAGCCTGCTGCCAGATAG
- a CDS encoding bifunctional riboflavin kinase/FAD synthetase, whose translation MQILRHIPAALQAPCVLAIGNFDGIHLGHQDLLQKLVQAAKERRLSSAVMTFEPHPRELFAPEKAPARLCSLREKLEYFSSAGVERVYVCAFNHRFANVSVSDFMQRILRQSLNAQVILVGDDFRFGAQRAGSTQDFMQAGFNLMKLPQVDLDGDRVSSTRVRSALANGQLDEAAKLLGRPYSISGKVVYGAQLGRKLGFPTANVHMRHERPPLTGVYAVKLDGLNAVANLGVRPTVAGVPKLSLEVHVLDFNENLYGRHVHVEFFHKIRDEMKFDGLDALKAQITRDADVARKFFI comes from the coding sequence ATGCAGATATTACGACATATTCCAGCTGCGCTTCAGGCGCCCTGTGTCCTGGCGATCGGCAATTTTGACGGCATACACCTGGGGCACCAGGATTTACTGCAAAAACTGGTGCAGGCTGCGAAAGAACGCAGGTTGAGTTCTGCGGTGATGACATTTGAACCGCATCCGCGCGAGTTGTTTGCACCAGAAAAAGCACCTGCAAGGTTATGTTCACTGCGTGAGAAGCTGGAGTATTTTTCAAGTGCAGGCGTGGAGCGCGTATATGTCTGTGCATTCAACCATCGTTTTGCGAATGTGAGCGTCAGTGATTTCATGCAGCGCATCCTGCGGCAGTCGCTTAATGCGCAAGTGATCCTGGTGGGGGATGATTTCCGTTTCGGCGCGCAGCGTGCCGGATCAACGCAGGATTTTATGCAGGCAGGCTTCAATTTAATGAAGTTGCCGCAGGTTGACCTCGATGGAGACCGTGTGTCGAGTACGCGTGTGCGTTCTGCCTTGGCCAATGGTCAGCTGGATGAAGCGGCCAAGCTGCTGGGCAGGCCTTACAGCATCAGCGGCAAAGTGGTGTATGGTGCCCAGCTTGGACGGAAATTGGGTTTCCCTACCGCGAATGTACACATGCGCCATGAGCGGCCGCCTTTAACCGGTGTATATGCAGTAAAATTAGATGGTTTGAATGCGGTGGCAAATCTTGGCGTGCGGCCTACTGTTGCCGGCGTGCCAAAGCTGTCGCTGGAAGTGCACGTGCTCGATTTTAATGAAAATCTATATGGCAGGCATGTGCATGTCGAGTTTTTTCACAAGATACGTGATGAAATGAAATTTGATGGTCTGGATGCGCTTAAGGCGCAAATTACACGGGACGCAGATGTAGCGAGAAAGTTTTTTATTTAG
- a CDS encoding sulfite oxidase-like oxidoreductase → MPDWKKLIESKISLAKKGSKPGKAGANARIPAGQTEVRNFPRLDLGIVPEVAAANWRLRIYGLVERELNLDWAAFQAMPQVTDISDFHCVTRWSQLDMDWQGVRAQDLLALAQPTASARFVTLHSYDGYTTNLPLEALLDDDVIVAHSVLGAPLTAEHGGPVRLVVPKRYAWKSAKWLKAIEIHAFDKPGFWEVRGYHNEADPWLEQRFSDD, encoded by the coding sequence ATGCCGGACTGGAAAAAACTGATAGAAAGTAAAATCTCCCTCGCGAAAAAAGGCAGTAAACCGGGCAAGGCAGGTGCTAACGCGCGTATCCCGGCGGGGCAGACCGAAGTGCGGAACTTTCCCCGGCTTGACCTCGGCATCGTGCCTGAGGTGGCGGCCGCCAATTGGCGCCTGCGTATCTATGGCCTGGTAGAGCGTGAACTGAACCTCGACTGGGCGGCATTCCAGGCGATGCCGCAGGTGACCGATATTTCCGATTTTCATTGCGTAACGCGCTGGAGCCAGCTGGATATGGACTGGCAAGGCGTGCGTGCCCAGGACCTGCTGGCTTTAGCCCAGCCAACAGCTTCGGCAAGGTTCGTGACCCTGCATAGCTATGACGGCTACACCACTAATTTGCCTCTGGAAGCATTGCTGGATGATGACGTGATTGTCGCGCACAGCGTGCTGGGCGCACCTTTAACCGCAGAACACGGCGGTCCGGTGCGTCTGGTAGTACCCAAGCGCTACGCGTGGAAAAGCGCCAAGTGGCTTAAGGCAATTGAAATACATGCGTTTGACAAGCCAGGTTTCTGGGAAGTGCGCGGTTATCATAATGAAGCCGACCCATGGCTGGAGCAAAGATTCAGCGACGACTGA
- the ileS gene encoding isoleucine--tRNA ligase — MTEQNKEQSKYKLNLPETTFPMRGDLAKREPAWLKAWQDKKLYQRIREARKGAKKFILHDGPPYANGDIHIGHAVNKILKDIIVKSKTLSGFDAPYVPGWDCHGLPIELVVEKNHGKDIAPARFRELCREYALEQVARQKKDFIRLGVQGDWDNPYLTMDFKTEADIMRALGDIYKNGYLYQGSKPVHWCVDCGSALAEAEVEYEDVNSPAIDVGFKVTDSAALAKAFGASVSGDAYAVIWTTTPWTLPANQAVSVHPEMDYDLIQTGKGLLILARELGEATLKRYGEESVKVLGSCKGIALNGLSLQHPFDHRQVPVICGEHVTTDAGTGLVHTAAAHGNDDWLVMRANFPHEKPRVLIGGDGRFFNSQLVEFEAIRGLSRQDANKVILAKMQENGALLASARLNHSFPHCWRHKTPLMQLATHQWFIGMNETDAQGVSLREHANQAVDQTEFFPNWGRARLEAMIKNRPDWCVSRQRNWGVPMPLFVHKETGEPHPQTLELLEKVCLDVEKQGIEAWFSLDGAAFLAANAPQHAEQYKKVTDTLDVWFDSGATHAAVLKRRPELQHPADLYLEGSDQHRGWFQSSLLTGCAIDGRAPYNALLTHGFVVDGSGHKMSKSKGNVVAPQKVMDTYGADILRLWTASTDYSGELTISDEILKRVAESYRRIRNTLRFLLANLADFDAGKDLLPVHEWLEIDRYALYLTHQLQEDIATKKDTNSNDISFYGKYEFHLAVQKFVSFCSEDLGGFYLDILKDRLYTAGETSHARRAAQSALHHITHAMMRLMAPILSFTADEIWQTLGLDAGKTVFEEVWYSLPEHDLTEADIRAWEDILNVRALVNKAIEEKRSAGLVGSSLQSEIDIYTQGDSYESLRRLGDDLRFVLIASRATVHEETGSGLRIVVTPSAHAKCDRCWHYRADVGADAEHPHICGRCVSNLFGKGEARSHA, encoded by the coding sequence ATGACTGAACAGAATAAAGAGCAAAGTAAATATAAATTAAACCTGCCTGAAACTACATTCCCGATGCGCGGCGACCTGGCCAAGCGCGAGCCGGCATGGCTAAAGGCATGGCAGGACAAAAAGCTCTATCAACGCATCAGGGAAGCGCGCAAAGGCGCTAAAAAATTCATCCTGCACGATGGCCCTCCTTATGCGAACGGCGATATTCATATCGGCCATGCAGTGAACAAGATCCTTAAGGACATCATTGTTAAATCCAAAACACTGAGCGGTTTTGATGCGCCCTATGTGCCGGGCTGGGATTGCCATGGGCTGCCGATTGAACTGGTGGTTGAGAAAAACCACGGCAAAGATATTGCCCCTGCCAGGTTTCGTGAATTGTGCCGTGAGTATGCGCTGGAACAGGTTGCGCGCCAGAAGAAAGATTTTATCCGACTGGGTGTACAGGGTGATTGGGACAATCCCTACCTGACCATGGACTTTAAAACCGAAGCCGACATCATGCGCGCTTTGGGGGATATTTATAAAAACGGTTATCTCTATCAAGGCAGCAAGCCTGTGCACTGGTGTGTGGATTGCGGCTCTGCCTTGGCTGAGGCTGAGGTTGAATACGAAGACGTCAACTCGCCTGCGATTGATGTTGGCTTTAAAGTGACTGATAGCGCTGCATTGGCAAAAGCGTTTGGCGCAAGTGTAAGCGGAGATGCTTATGCGGTTATCTGGACCACCACCCCCTGGACGCTGCCGGCCAATCAGGCGGTATCGGTGCATCCGGAGATGGATTATGATTTGATCCAGACAGGCAAGGGTCTGCTGATTCTTGCCCGCGAACTGGGCGAAGCCACATTGAAGCGCTATGGCGAAGAAAGTGTCAAAGTGCTTGGTTCATGCAAAGGTATCGCTTTGAATGGCTTGTCATTGCAGCACCCGTTCGATCATCGTCAGGTGCCTGTCATCTGCGGTGAACACGTTACAACGGATGCCGGTACCGGCCTGGTGCATACTGCCGCAGCCCACGGTAATGATGACTGGCTGGTGATGCGCGCTAATTTCCCGCATGAAAAGCCGCGCGTGCTGATCGGCGGCGATGGCAGGTTCTTCAATAGCCAATTGGTTGAGTTTGAGGCCATCCGCGGCCTGAGCCGCCAGGATGCCAACAAAGTGATCCTGGCGAAGATGCAGGAGAACGGTGCCTTATTAGCCAGTGCCCGCCTGAATCACAGCTTCCCGCATTGCTGGCGTCACAAAACGCCATTGATGCAATTGGCTACGCACCAGTGGTTTATTGGTATGAATGAGACCGATGCGCAAGGTGTAAGCTTGCGTGAGCATGCTAACCAAGCCGTCGATCAGACAGAGTTTTTCCCGAACTGGGGGCGCGCGCGCCTGGAGGCCATGATTAAAAACCGCCCTGACTGGTGCGTGTCGCGCCAGCGCAACTGGGGCGTACCAATGCCTTTGTTTGTGCATAAGGAAACCGGTGAGCCGCATCCGCAGACGCTTGAATTGCTGGAAAAAGTCTGCCTGGATGTCGAAAAGCAAGGCATTGAGGCCTGGTTCAGCCTGGATGGCGCAGCATTCCTGGCCGCCAATGCACCGCAGCATGCCGAACAGTACAAAAAAGTGACGGATACCCTGGATGTCTGGTTTGATTCAGGTGCAACGCATGCCGCAGTCTTAAAGCGCCGCCCGGAGTTACAGCACCCGGCTGATCTGTATCTGGAAGGTTCAGACCAGCATCGCGGCTGGTTCCAGTCCAGCCTGCTGACCGGCTGCGCGATTGATGGCCGTGCGCCTTACAATGCATTGCTCACGCACGGTTTCGTGGTGGATGGTTCCGGTCATAAAATGAGTAAATCCAAAGGCAATGTCGTTGCGCCGCAAAAGGTGATGGATACTTACGGTGCCGATATCCTGCGTTTGTGGACAGCGTCGACCGATTATTCGGGCGAACTGACAATCTCTGATGAGATCCTGAAACGCGTCGCTGAAAGTTATCGCCGGATTCGCAATACTTTACGTTTCCTGCTGGCTAACCTGGCTGATTTTGATGCCGGTAAAGATTTGCTGCCGGTGCATGAGTGGCTGGAAATTGATCGTTATGCTCTGTATTTGACACATCAATTGCAAGAAGATATTGCAACTAAAAAAGATACAAATAGTAATGATATTTCCTTCTATGGTAAATACGAATTCCATCTGGCCGTGCAGAAGTTCGTGAGTTTCTGTTCCGAAGATTTAGGCGGTTTCTACCTCGATATCCTGAAAGATCGCCTGTATACCGCAGGTGAGACCTCACATGCACGTCGTGCAGCGCAGAGTGCCCTGCATCACATTACGCATGCAATGATGCGTTTGATGGCGCCTATCCTGAGTTTTACTGCGGACGAGATCTGGCAGACGCTGGGTCTGGATGCCGGTAAAACGGTCTTCGAAGAGGTTTGGTATAGTTTGCCGGAACACGATTTAACTGAGGCTGATATTCGTGCGTGGGAAGATATCCTGAATGTGCGTGCGCTCGTAAATAAAGCGATTGAAGAAAAACGCTCAGCCGGTTTGGTCGGGTCTTCACTGCAGTCTGAGATAGATATCTATACACAAGGCGATAGTTACGAATCCTTGCGCAGGTTAGGGGATGATTTACGTTTTGTGCTGATTGCTTCACGGGCAACTGTGCATGAAGAAACAGGTTCAGGATTACGCATCGTGGTGACACCGAGTGCGCATGCCAAATGTGACCGCTGCTGGCACTACCGTGCGGATGTCGGTGCAGATGCGGAGCATCCGCATATCTGTGGCCGCTGCGTAAGCAACCTGTTCGGTAAAGGCGAGGCACGTTCCCATGCGTAA